One part of the Ochrobactrum quorumnocens genome encodes these proteins:
- a CDS encoding c-type cytochrome has product MKLIWKAGVAGAGALAAAWLFALSTPYWLIPRQENTVDVSDRNLIAKGEYVAHAGDCAACHTAPGGKSFAGGLGMQTPLGTIYSTNITPDAQTGIGNYSYSDFERAVRQGVRKDNVHLYPAMPFVSYTVVNDDDIKALYAFFMSKVDAVKQENQPSTLPWPTSMRWPLAYWQLFFGNSRSFEIAAETDPAIARGAYLVEGLGHCGACHTPRGLAYEEKAVKNDQKGNFLSGSVLEGWYAKNLRDQDTGLSTWAEDEIVTFLKTGRTDQTAAFGSMADVVQHSTQYIEEEDLRSIARYLKSLPPSEGREQQWKPSEDVTTAALKAGDFIAPGALSYVEQCSVCHRMDGKGAPRIYPALAGNSIVFADDPSSLIQVTLTGGRTPETPADKMTFTMPGFANLPNWQVAEILNFVRNSWGNHGSVITEQDIARMRREIAHKPVHYVPENKQ; this is encoded by the coding sequence ATGAAACTGATCTGGAAAGCGGGCGTTGCGGGCGCGGGAGCGCTGGCGGCGGCATGGCTCTTTGCGCTTTCGACGCCTTATTGGCTAATACCAAGGCAGGAAAACACCGTTGATGTCAGCGACAGAAATCTAATCGCCAAAGGTGAATATGTGGCACACGCAGGTGATTGCGCGGCCTGTCACACAGCACCCGGCGGCAAAAGCTTTGCGGGCGGCTTGGGGATGCAAACGCCGCTTGGCACGATCTACTCCACCAACATTACGCCCGACGCGCAAACGGGAATTGGTAATTATAGTTATAGCGACTTTGAACGCGCCGTACGACAGGGTGTGCGCAAGGATAACGTTCATCTTTACCCGGCTATGCCGTTCGTCTCTTACACGGTTGTCAATGATGACGATATCAAAGCTCTTTACGCGTTCTTCATGTCGAAGGTTGATGCCGTAAAGCAGGAAAACCAGCCTAGCACATTGCCCTGGCCGACGAGTATGCGCTGGCCGCTGGCTTATTGGCAGCTATTTTTCGGAAATTCCCGCTCATTCGAAATCGCAGCAGAGACAGACCCAGCCATCGCGCGTGGTGCCTATCTTGTAGAGGGACTTGGTCACTGCGGCGCATGTCATACGCCACGGGGATTGGCTTACGAAGAAAAGGCCGTAAAGAACGACCAAAAAGGAAACTTCCTTTCCGGATCAGTGCTTGAAGGCTGGTACGCAAAAAATTTACGCGATCAGGACACGGGGCTTTCGACCTGGGCAGAAGATGAGATTGTCACCTTCCTCAAAACAGGACGCACAGACCAGACGGCTGCATTTGGCTCTATGGCTGATGTTGTTCAACACTCAACCCAGTATATTGAGGAAGAAGATTTACGTTCGATTGCTCGCTATCTGAAATCACTCCCTCCAAGTGAGGGACGCGAGCAACAATGGAAGCCAAGCGAAGATGTCACAACTGCTGCGCTCAAAGCCGGTGATTTCATTGCACCCGGTGCTTTGTCTTATGTCGAGCAGTGTTCTGTCTGCCACCGCATGGACGGAAAAGGCGCCCCACGCATTTATCCCGCACTTGCAGGCAACTCCATCGTCTTCGCCGATGATCCAAGTTCGCTCATTCAGGTTACACTGACTGGTGGCAGAACGCCTGAAACCCCAGCGGATAAAATGACTTTCACCATGCCAGGTTTCGCCAACCTGCCTAACTGGCAGGTGGCTGAAATCCTCAATTTCGTCCGCAATAGCTGGGGCAATCATGGAAGCGTCATAACAGAGCAGGATATCGCGCGAATGCGACGTGAAATTGCCCATAAACCTGTTCACTATGTTCCGGAGAACAAGCAATGA
- a CDS encoding c-type cytochrome, with amino-acid sequence MKTTALVVLGVGFAVAVTGGAFLFNHLRPVLDAPAPVTYAVLDKDKTQINNYVIPPDRDILKEPNASEIMHGKRLLNETARLLPNNVGNGLNCNSCHIGQGKVDNVASYINSSNFYPAVMPRAGKEVDLVMRINGCFQRSMNGKPLASEGPDMSAMVAYMDWLRQGVTKGTRVAIRNAGLIDESLVPNPSDGAKIYAAQCSTCHGADGEGMKDAAGDYIFPPLWGDESFNIGAGLARTYKAAQFVKYAMPPAQNYNLPIGQGGVLTDQEAIDVSEYFTHMPRPDFAGKIKDWPNGKKPKDARY; translated from the coding sequence ATGAAAACCACCGCTCTTGTCGTTCTCGGGGTAGGTTTCGCAGTGGCGGTAACAGGCGGTGCTTTCCTCTTCAACCATCTTCGACCAGTCTTGGACGCCCCAGCACCCGTGACTTATGCAGTGCTGGACAAGGATAAGACGCAGATTAACAACTATGTCATTCCACCGGATCGTGACATCCTGAAAGAACCCAATGCTTCTGAAATCATGCACGGAAAGCGCCTGCTTAATGAAACAGCCCGCCTGCTTCCCAATAATGTAGGCAATGGATTGAACTGCAATTCCTGCCATATCGGTCAGGGCAAGGTTGATAACGTCGCCTCTTATATCAACAGCAGCAATTTCTATCCTGCTGTTATGCCGCGTGCAGGGAAAGAAGTTGATTTGGTGATGCGCATCAATGGCTGCTTCCAACGTTCAATGAACGGCAAACCTCTGGCATCTGAGGGACCCGATATGTCTGCGATGGTCGCCTATATGGATTGGCTCCGGCAAGGTGTGACCAAGGGAACAAGAGTTGCGATCCGAAATGCGGGTCTTATCGATGAAAGTCTTGTCCCAAATCCGTCCGACGGAGCAAAAATCTACGCCGCGCAATGTTCGACCTGCCACGGCGCTGACGGAGAGGGTATGAAGGACGCGGCTGGCGATTACATTTTTCCGCCACTTTGGGGTGACGAAAGTTTCAATATCGGTGCAGGGCTCGCTCGTACCTATAAAGCAGCGCAGTTCGTAAAATATGCAATGCCACCTGCGCAAAACTACAACCTGCCCATAGGGCAGGGTGGTGTTCTAACCGATCAAGAAGCCATCGATGTATCGGAGTATTTCACCCACATGCCAAGGCCAGATTTCGCCGGAAAGATAAAAGACTGGCCTAACGGCAAAAAGCCGAAAGACGCCCGATATTGA
- a CDS encoding ABC transporter permease — protein MANVAPNRSSSIRFANLLRDSGIALALVLLIVVFSLTTQHFLSFNNITNILTQVTINLILAIGMTFVILIGGIDLSVGSLLALCAVVGGTVMNLPGLGVVEAVALATLASIAVGIACGFVNGFISAYWGLPSFIVTLGMLNIARGAALQVTDARAIYSFPPAFNAFGSQTLLGIPLAFLVALAMVAIGWFVLNRTVFGRLLYGIGNNEEAVRLAGHPVFWYKIAAFTIAGAAVGIGAIIYMARLNVASPIIGIGFELNAIAAVIIGGVSLTGGRGSILGTLLGAVIIGVLANGLVLLGLSDFMRQMITGFVIILAVIVDKYRERLSTIG, from the coding sequence ATGGCTAATGTCGCTCCGAACCGCTCTTCTTCAATTCGGTTCGCAAATCTTTTGCGCGATTCTGGCATAGCCCTCGCGCTTGTGTTGCTTATCGTGGTGTTCTCACTCACCACGCAGCATTTTCTGTCCTTCAATAACATCACCAACATTCTCACCCAAGTGACTATCAATCTTATTCTGGCGATAGGTATGACCTTCGTTATACTGATAGGCGGTATTGATCTGTCGGTGGGGTCGCTTCTGGCTCTTTGTGCCGTGGTCGGTGGCACTGTAATGAATTTACCCGGACTTGGCGTTGTCGAAGCCGTTGCTCTTGCCACGCTCGCGTCGATTGCTGTGGGTATTGCTTGCGGATTTGTGAATGGCTTTATAAGCGCCTACTGGGGGCTGCCATCCTTCATCGTGACATTGGGTATGCTCAACATAGCGCGCGGTGCAGCACTACAGGTGACTGATGCGCGTGCGATCTATTCCTTTCCGCCCGCGTTCAATGCGTTTGGTTCGCAGACGCTACTCGGCATACCGCTGGCGTTTCTCGTCGCTTTGGCCATGGTGGCAATCGGTTGGTTCGTGCTTAATCGAACCGTTTTCGGACGTCTTCTGTATGGCATTGGCAACAATGAGGAAGCTGTGCGGCTGGCCGGGCATCCAGTATTCTGGTATAAAATTGCCGCTTTCACGATTGCAGGTGCAGCCGTGGGGATTGGTGCAATTATCTATATGGCGCGCCTGAACGTCGCGAGCCCAATCATTGGCATCGGTTTTGAATTGAACGCCATCGCTGCAGTCATCATCGGCGGTGTCAGCCTGACCGGCGGCAGAGGCTCCATTCTGGGTACACTTCTTGGAGCAGTGATTATCGGTGTGCTCGCCAATGGTCTCGTTTTGCTCGGCCTTAGCGACTTCATGCGTCAGATGATTACGGGATTTGTCATTATTCTCGCAGTCATTGTCGATAAATATCGCGAGCGTCTGTCGACTATTGGTTAG
- a CDS encoding sugar ABC transporter ATP-binding protein has translation MGETSADAQSAPILSLKGIRKRFGGVIALDGVDIELKPGEIHGLVGENGAGKSTLIKIMSGIIKRDDGTMMLDGQAYAPASPREAKHAGVQVVHQEFSQLPYMSVAENICFENLPRNAFGILDRSTLKQKARAALDTIGLSEVDVAIPVERLGIAHRQLVEIARALMSDSRILILDEPTAALTAHEARRLFELLDLLKARGVAIVFVSHHLDEIFDHCQQVTVMRNGKTVFTKPISETNSDDLIQGMVGRNLVDPMHAKVPSAATKDILLRVEKLRHSRSPNPTGVSFTLHKGEILGIGGLIGAGRTELLRAIFGIDKALSGDVFIESAKTQLRSPADAIEAGIALVTEDRKDEGLILEMPIAANISLANMKAVSRFGLLDRQSELQLAKEKASDLKLKFGALGDRVATLSGGNQQKVVLAKWLARSPSILLLDEPTRGVDVGAKAEIYALLRSFAAEGRGLLVVSSELPELMALSDRILVMANQTITGELTREEFSEERILNLAYKTLKSQQHASEQGMAAHG, from the coding sequence CCCTCGACGGTGTTGATATTGAACTAAAGCCCGGTGAAATTCACGGACTTGTGGGTGAAAACGGTGCCGGTAAATCAACGCTGATCAAGATAATGAGCGGGATTATCAAGCGCGATGACGGCACCATGATGTTGGATGGCCAAGCCTATGCGCCAGCTTCGCCACGCGAGGCAAAACACGCAGGCGTTCAGGTGGTTCATCAGGAATTCAGTCAGCTTCCATATATGTCTGTCGCAGAGAACATCTGCTTCGAAAATCTGCCAAGAAATGCCTTTGGAATCCTTGATCGCTCGACCTTAAAGCAAAAGGCACGTGCTGCCCTCGATACTATCGGCCTTAGTGAAGTGGATGTAGCTATACCGGTTGAGCGTCTGGGTATTGCACATCGTCAGCTCGTTGAAATTGCTCGGGCATTGATGAGCGACAGCCGTATCCTGATCCTTGATGAACCAACAGCGGCTCTGACTGCACATGAAGCACGCCGACTTTTTGAACTCCTCGACCTTCTAAAAGCCCGCGGTGTGGCTATCGTCTTCGTTTCGCATCATCTGGATGAAATATTTGATCATTGTCAGCAAGTAACCGTCATGCGCAATGGCAAGACCGTGTTTACGAAGCCGATTAGTGAAACCAACAGCGACGATCTCATCCAAGGTATGGTTGGGCGCAATCTGGTCGACCCAATGCACGCGAAAGTTCCCTCCGCCGCGACTAAAGACATACTGCTGCGCGTGGAGAAGCTAAGACATTCAAGGTCTCCCAATCCAACGGGCGTGAGCTTCACCCTGCATAAGGGAGAAATTCTCGGTATCGGCGGACTGATCGGTGCCGGCCGTACTGAATTGCTGCGCGCGATCTTTGGCATTGATAAAGCTCTTTCAGGCGATGTGTTCATCGAAAGTGCAAAGACCCAGCTCCGCTCTCCAGCCGACGCAATTGAAGCGGGAATAGCCCTCGTAACTGAGGATCGCAAAGACGAGGGGCTGATTCTCGAGATGCCGATTGCTGCGAATATCAGTCTTGCGAACATGAAAGCTGTTTCGCGGTTCGGCCTTCTGGATCGCCAGTCGGAGTTGCAACTAGCAAAAGAAAAAGCTTCTGATCTGAAATTGAAGTTCGGTGCTCTTGGCGACCGGGTCGCCACATTGTCGGGCGGTAATCAGCAGAAAGTCGTTTTGGCCAAATGGCTCGCGCGCTCACCTTCGATCCTCTTGCTTGATGAACCCACGCGGGGCGTCGATGTAGGCGCCAAAGCAGAAATATATGCGTTGCTTCGTTCGTTCGCCGCTGAGGGAAGGGGACTGCTTGTTGTGTCTTCTGAGTTGCCGGAGCTTATGGCTCTGTCAGATCGTATCCTCGTGATGGCCAACCAAACGATTACTGGTGAACTGACACGCGAAGAATTCTCGGAAGAGCGAATTCTCAATCTCGCTTACAAAACTCTAAAATCTCAGCAGCATGCCTCAGAACAAGGAATGGCAGCCCATGGCTAA